The Anomaloglossus baeobatrachus isolate aAnoBae1 chromosome 5, aAnoBae1.hap1, whole genome shotgun sequence genome includes the window gaaaacgaaagtaggccgcagccgaagccggggcctaaatttttccatgcggccgacgagcaggcaccctcggcgcggttctcaggtgaaaaccagagaaccggccggaaatcacagcaaagttaaataacacactctccccacaataaatgtacaagggacccctcaaaaacgtctcaatacttagcttatgagacgcagggccaggtccctgagggatgagtgctccgtccggcagggtcctgaaagggctgcggatggagaccggtctcctgcaaagcagtgagaaccgtgctggctcccatttCAAGCcaaagcccgagggatggtgaaggagcgcggcatgaaaggctccagccttgaaatcaaccttaacaacaccgccgacacagtggggtgagaagggacatgccgggagtccagcttggacccgcttttcttccaactctttaaaattagaaatcatatgagaatgcatgtgtggatgtgtgcctcctgaacacaaagcattgaactggctagatttggttatccagggggtgtatatgctcggagggaggagctacactttttagtgtagtactttgtgtgtcctccggaggcagaagctatacacccaatgtctgggtctcccataaggaacgatgaagaaaaaacatTTTGCCATAGGAATAAATTCATTATGTGTGACCATGATCATCTGTTTTCAGCTTGTTAGTTTTATATTACTGCCACCTTATCCAAGAGTTTAGATTAGTTTCATTTTTTGGCAATATGTGTTAAAACAGTGGTAATGTAAGAGAAATACAAAATTAAGAGGTTTTTTTATATCTATGTTTTAATTAATTATTCATTTGTGTTGGATGGAGATGATTTGTATAAATGGTACAAAGGGCGATTAGTTAGCCATGCCCCAGATGAAGCAGAAGTTGGTGAAACTTGAGTCAGACTTGGGTCTGATCTTAAAGCTATTTTTAACACCTTTTTGTAAGTAGAATACATATCTTGCAGAAAGAAGCTTTGTTCTTCTTTTGACATGTGCTTGCTACATTTTCCTTAGGAAGATGAGAAGGCAAAGCTGAATTTGTTTCCATATGAGAAGTGCAGCAAATGAAAAACTAACTTGTTTGGACTTTAGGAATATCAGGAAGTGAGCCAACTTGATTGCTGGATCTTCTAAACTAGGTTCACGGTTTGTGCATTACAATACAGTGTTGTATAGTTTATGTTTATAGTGTGACCAGCTCCGTTTGCACTAATTGCTGCAACTGGGAATGATTattaaaagggaacttgtcaccagatttggggcctataagctgcagccaccactagtgggctcttatatacagcattctaacaagctgcatataagagcccagaccgctgtgtagaacataaaaaaaacccactttataatactcacctaaatcggTCGCTGCGgtggcagggcagattaaagtattgtagtgcgcatgtgcaggaccggcaagtgtgtatgacgtagacacgtcatgcacacaggcttcagaaggaaaaCAAAcatggccgaaacaggaggcgccggCACAGGAGGACGAAGATGCCCATCCACTGCAGGGAccagtttaggtaagtattataaagtgtttttttatgttctacacagcggcctgggctcttatatacagcatgttagaatactgtatataagagcccactggtggttgacgcagcttatagggcaaaaaactggtgacaggttccctttaaagtgtcatttcttggattttttttaaaAGTAGAATTTATCTGTTCTATTTATTGTCCTTgtacagaaaataaaaaaggggTTGTTTTCACGATACAACCTCATTACTTTGATTCTGCCGAAAAAGTCACACCTGAAAGTATAGCACAGGGTCTGCATAGCCAGTGCTTGATCAATGATCaccctgatcttatactcaccaATAATCAAAAGTCCCAGAAAACTCTATTTACAAAAGATAAAGACCATcaaatttaacactagaagtcccaggaatttcgagctccatagggttccaatggtagaaatgttaaatgacccctctctgggacttctagtgttaaaggggctaTCCGTGATAACTAAACTAAATCTACTGTTTTTAAACAAATTGTGTAACAAGTAATAAATGTTACCTGTAGGAGGCGGAGGGAATGGATAACCAGAGGGAGGAGGATAGATTCCGTTAGCTGCAGGTGGAGGATATGCATAGCCTCCATTAGGCATATATGGTGGAAATGAATCAGCTGGTGGTCCTCCTCTTGAAGctaaatagaattaaaaaaaaaaaaaaaagattagggTGCCATACTTACTAGTATATTCTCAATCCAGACACCTCTGCTGGTACAATCTCATGGGAATAGAAGAGAACTAGAGAGACTGAAATCCACTGTGCCTCTTCATTCCGCTCTAGCTGCAAACACCGAGAGGCAGTCTGGTACTTATCATCAATGTTAGTTGATGAATCCTACAAAATCTGATGCCTATGTCATTCTGTTGGATTTTTACATAGAAATATACAGCGGCTtgaaaaagtattcagaccccatgaacttttctatattttttcacGTTATTAACGCATTCATTTTCTAGGTGTGTGTCACCTACCTTGTGAGGCCATTTGTAGCATCTGCTGGCCAAACTCAATAGCTCCCCCGGCAGgaaaaatgagtttgaatgtggCGGAGCCTTCCCAGCCTCCTATAAATGAAGCACAAAAGAACCTCAGTCACCAGTACAGCTGCCTGTGAGTTATATTACACAGCTCTGGTGTGGCAAAATGCTACAGAGGTGAAGGTCGTGGAACAAGAAACATTATAGTGGTCTTGGAGTAATCTGATGGACCATGCTGAGAAATCGAGAAtgaaagtaaggctgctttcacactacgtttttttaacgcaaaaatggatccaatgcaaatgcgttttcatttcaatgcatttgcaatggactcgcgtcaacatgcgttcacctgcgtttgcgtgcgttatagtgaggatccagcggcttgcagttttttaacttttttcaaacacgctacttgtagcgtttttgagctgcgtccaaatactgtttttcactggatcctgactaaacagcacgcaaacgcatgtgaacgctggcatgctgatagacaggatcctgcttgctctacggagcatgcccagaaaccagcctggcgtgatcagtctctctcccccccctccctctctctcctccccacctctttccccccccctccctctctcccccctccctccctctctcccccccctccctctcctctctctctccgccgcctgagagcggtggacgctcgtaaccaaggtaaatattgggtaaccaagtaaagcgctttgcttagttacccgatgtttactttgattacgtgtgcagggagcaggcaacccggctcctagcagctacggacgctcgtaaccaaggtaaatatcgggtatccaagcaaagcacttcgcttagttacccgatgtttaccttggttaccagcgtctgcagctgtcagatgccggctcccagtctcacgttcagtttccctcactcctgatcacatgacttcaatgcccgcccataaacttcaagtggcagggtcctgcaaaataacacatgcgtgtttctttgtttttcttttacagcaaaaaaacgatcATGACGCATGTAAGCAAGCAGCCTAACATGCAAATTATCTTCTAAGGGCATTGGGGGAGGTTACAATGCTCTGTTAATGTGTTTACAtgccaaacaaaaaaaacaaatcagTTACCATCTGCATCTTACCTCCAGGCTCTGCTCTTACTGCGCCCTTAATAAAGTTGGCTCCAAAAACAGGCTGCTTGATTTCACAATCTTTCATCAGATAGAACGGCATCATGAATGACTGCATTGGGTCCCTTCCTTTGCTCGAAAATATCACCTACAAGTTTAACGGTAACTTTATATCTACAGGCTGAAGTTCTTTACTGTTTGTTTAGAAATACACAAATGTTCGAGAACATTCAGAAAATATTACAACAAATATACCACATTAACAAAGTGGTACTGTGCTATTACCGGAGGTGTCATAGTCTCACGGAACTTAAGTAGAAAGCAAAGGACCGGGGCTACTAGACTAGGCCTGAGGCTAGGGGGACTCtcgctatccctgatctcagagttacctctgaaggtgacgatgtctgagccaccttcctggctctactcctgaccagccctgatcttatacccgctCCCCTAAATCCCAGGGAAAGGCCGAAGCAGGAGTGATTAAGCGAACAGAAAAAGACAAAAAGTAGAAATCAAAACTCTCTCTCTGCaaactcacacagaggtataagacaataagagcttaggaggaaaataagagcaggaaggaaacaccAAGACaacgggagaactccacaacaactccaagcacaaagcaatacaatcaacAGCAATATGCTATAGTTGGCATGAGAGAATAGATTCCATCatcttaaataggaagggagcCAATGTGATAGGCTTCTAACAACATGTAATCCCAgaagtaacaagcaggctagcagaggttaactcttgctagcctcatTATGATTGAGCCCACAGCTGGTCAAGAACCGAAcctgcctgtgtagctcagaagcactggagaaaccatagggtgaagtgtcaggatctgtaatgtgaatagtgtctgatgccaccatgacaattGGTAAGTTTTCTGCAAAACTCCTAGTGACACAGACAATGAATGAAGTGATGGTGCTCCATTCAAACAAGCATTCCAGAACCACCTTCTTGGAATTGGTGGAGGTCTCAGTGGTAGGACCCCCAGCAATCGGAAAGTTGTGGTTTATTCTGTGGATATGCAATACCTTTCCTCACTTTATGGAATAGGCCTGTAGTCCTGCATTACCTTAGGCACTGTGATGCATGAACTGCCACAGAGATCTGACACTGAACAATAACCACTTACTCTGTAGGGTGTCAGCATTACTCTTCCCTTTTTGGTCCCACGAAAAAAGTCAGGAGTATTCTCCATGTCTGTGAATGCCAGCTCCACATGTTCATAAGACATCAGGACACTGGAAGAAAAAGAGTGAACAAATTATTGGAAAAAAAATATCTAAATAAATCAGGAGTTGGACTGTATTTAGGTGTTCAAAATCGGAATATTTTATGCTTCAGTTTTGCTTTACACTTGTGCGACAAAGATCGCAATGATACATTGCATAAAAACGAAACTGGTCATATTTGTTTCCGGAAATACAAAGCGGCTGGACTTTATGCAACAAGCGTGACCACATTCACCTACACCTTGGTACACTACATTATCAGGGATACTGTGAACTTTGGCCACACGCAAAGCTAATATGTAGCCCATCCTAAAAGAGGACTGGTCATCACACCCGGCACGTCTGATTACTCAGatttagtatatatataaaaaaaaactattctGGAGAAGCTTTCCTCATAGCTCTGTTGTCACTATTTCTCTGTTATTTATCCAGAATAAGTTAAAGTCTGGGTGTCACCATTTAATATGCCAAAGTCATGAGTCCCTACACTTTGTCAGCGTTAATTGGACAATATCAAACACAATATGGACATACCCCCAGCTAGTAACACTCTGTTGTCAAGTTATTCATACATTTTCAGGGGGAAAAACAGATTCTCAACACagcactaaggggccctttgcacactacgacatcgcaggtgcgatgttggtggggtcaaatagaaagtaacgcacttccggcgtcgctctcgacatcgtagtgtgtaaatcgttttaactacgattaccgagcgcaaaagcgtcggtatcgtatgatcggtgtagcgtcggtcattttcactattttggctgcagcgacggtacgaggtTGTTCTTAGTTTCTGCGGCagcactgcggcagcacacatcgctgtgtatgaagtcgcaggagcgaggaacatctcctacctgcgtcccgtctgcaatgcggaagggaagaggtgggcgtgatgtttacgtcccgctcatctccgcccctccgcttctattggccgcctgccgtgtgacgtcgctgtgacgccacacgacccgcccccttaggaaggaggcgggtcgccggccagagcgacgtcgcagggcagttaagtgcatgtgaagctgccgtagtgataatattcgctacggcagctatcacaagatatcgcagctgcgacgggggtggggactatcacgctcagcatcgcagcatcggcttgcgatgtcgtagtgtgcaaagggcccctaagttcTAAGCAAAAAGTCTTCAAAATTGTTATTTGATGAAGAACAACCATTAACTAAAGCAGATATCATGAGAACTAACCGATCTTTCTTAAACCCTTTGCGACATCAAACAAACATTTACGGCATTTATGTGCACACTTCGTATATAGAGCAGGATCAGGATCTGAGTGTGCGTCCCACAAGAGTAAATGCTCCAATTGTAGGTCATTCCAAATCACAACAATTTGGCTtcttagatgctgctgtcattAGTGACCACAGCAGTCAAGAGGTTAGAAACTGGTTGTTTAACTCGTTAATCTGGGCTTGATATAaaaactgtaaaggctgctttacacacaatgatatcgctagcgatctcgttagcgatgtgacacgccagatcgtagatacgatttgTCGAGATAGCACATAGgacgtttttgtagcgccggtcacaaaaTGACCTatctgcgatctcggcaaatcgtatctacgatctggcgtgtcacatcgctaacgagatcgctagcgatatggttgtgtgtaaagcggcctttaggctacgtgcccacaatcagtgttttcgctgcgtccaaaatgctgcattgtagagtacaagcatagtggatgagatttctaaaaatcccatgcccactgcttATTTTTTCCGCAGAAGACACTGACCTGAGGTGCGGCTTTCtgaggccgcagcatgtcaattgtttgctgcggattcgcatgcatcctccgtaggcagaacacaagtgagagattgagtacgagcagctgcggtctcctgtggacgagactcgcggccccgcaggtcaggacccactgagtCCTGATCGTGGACATGTACCCTAATTGTACAATACAGTTTTTCAGTGTACTGTATTAGGACATTAGGATTATTACCAATACAAAAGCAGCTTTCCCATTTGAGGTGATGTTATTTTGGcgggtgtggaaaaaatgctgaaGAGTACAAATACTTTcaaaagtaaagcctgctttacacggtacgaccgattgtgcgatttcacaatcgatcgtacccgcccccgtcctttttgcgtcacgggcaaatcgctgcccgtgtcgcacaaagttagtaacccccgtcacacatacttacctctcgtgcgacctcgctgtgggcggcgaacgtccacttcctggagtgggagggacgttcggcgtcacagcgacgtcacacggccgccggccaatagaagcggaggggcggagatgagcgggacgtaaacatcccgcccacctccttccttccacatagagacggcggcggccgcgggaggcaggtgagctgctcatcgttcccgtggtgtcacacggagcggcgtgtgctaccacggaaacgatggtcaactaaattaaacgatattatggaacccaacgagcagtacccgactcacgatttgtgagcgatactgcgtcgctaggaggtgtcacacaggccggcatcgccagcgataccggatgtgcgtcacaaaaaccgtgaccccgacgatctatcgcacgatagattgcctggtgtaaagcagccttaacagtattactttttttttttatcaatgaacaaaatacaaaatgaatgaactaagagaaatctaaatcaaataacTTCTTGATGTGACCACCTTTTGCCTTCTAGACAGAAAGAATTCTTCTACGTACACTcaaacacagtttttgaaggaactcatcAAAGAAGTTGTTCCAGACATCTTAGAGAACTAACCACAGTTCTTCTGTGGATGTAAGCTTGTACAAatcctgtctcttcatgtaatccagaCATAattgatgatgttgagatcagggttcTGTGAGGACCATATCATGACATCACTTCAAGGACTCCTTGTTCTTAacgctgaagatagttcttaattacATTGGCTGTACATTTGGTGTGGTTATCCTGCTATAGAATAAAATTGGAGCTAATCAGAAGCCCCCCCAGATGGTACTGCATGATATATAAGTATCTCCCTGTATATCTCAGCAATAAGGACACCATTTCTCTTGACCAAATGCCCAATTCCATTTACTGAAATGCAGCCCCAAACGTGTAATCAACCTCAAACCATGCTTCACAAGTATAGTACCACTCTCCAGCCCTTTGGTGAACATCTGGTTTGTGGTaaagccaaatatttcacattttgacgcATTAGTCCACAGCATCTGCTGACATTTTTCTGTCCCTCAGTTCCTTTGTATAGTTGAGTCCCTTGTAGCAATTCTTCCATCTTCTAACAGTAGATGGGTATAGCTATTAAGTCCCAatggttgctgccagttctgaacATTTTCCGATTTTGAAGAAAAGTACTACTGCACAAGCAAGCTACCTTGGCCAACAACTGTCTTTGTTCTTCAACATTGTCCATTTCTTTGTGTCTcattgctgagaaatacaggcagatatttATTCATCATGCAGTACCATCAGGTACTGGCTCCAAACATCAGATTGGCTCCAAAGTGATTCGGCAGCTGGACAAcaaccttaaaagggaacctgctaccaggtttttcccttatgagctgcggccatcaccagtgagcccttatatacagcattctgtatACAGactgctctgtagaacgtaaaaaaagagaattttgtttacttaccgtaaattctttttcttatagttccgacatgggagacccagaccatgggtgtatagcttctgcctccggaggacacacaaagtactacactaaaaagtgtagctcctccctccgagcatatacaccccctggataaccaaatctaaccagtttagtgcaaaagctgaaggaggacatccacccacaagtagagatagagcaaaacccggaacaaccggaacctctgtctacaacaacagccggtgaaaacacacggaacaagaaaactgccaacaggcaacagggagggtgctgggtctcccatgtcggaactataagaaaaagaatttacggtaagtaaacaaaattctctttttcttcatcgttccttatgggagacccagaccatgggacgtctcaaagcagtccatgggtgggaataaacagaaaactgagaagtaggcgaaacctaacttcacaaatgggcgacagccgcctgaaggatgcagctgcccaagctcacatctgccgaaggatgagcatgcacttggtagtgctttgaaaaggtatgcagactagaccaagtggcagcctgacagacctgctgagccgtagcctggtgcctgaaagcccaagaggcaccgacagctctggtcgagtgtgccttgatccccggcgggggaggcacctgagtactctggtaggcatcggatatggccgacctaatcaaacgggctagggtcggtttagaagccgagaggcccttacgccggcctgtggtcagcacaaaaagagaggtgcaccgcctaagagcagcggtgcgagacacatagatccggagcgcccacaccagatccagagtatgcaacgctttttcaaagcgatgaacaggagccggacaaaaggaaggcagggaaatatcctggttaaggtggaaaggagataccaccttaggaagaaagtccggagtcggacggagaaccaccttgtcttgatgaaaaaacaaaaaaggtgactccgaagagagagcagccaaatcagagactctcctgagggaagttatggccactagaaagaccactttctgtgacagacgggacaaagaaacctccctaagtggctcaaaagggggtttctgcaaggccgtgaggaccagattaaggtcccagggatccaaaggccgccggtaaggcggaatgatatgagatgcaccctgcatgaaggtgcgcacctgagccagccgggcgatacgccgctggaacaatactgacagagccgagacctgtcccttgagggaattgagggatagtcctagctgcagaccggactgtagaaaggacaggagggttggcagagaaaaaggccaaggagcatggccgtaagagcgacaccaggacaggaaaatcttccaagtcctgtgatagatttttgccgaggaagacttacgggcccgagtcatagtggaaatgacttcaggagggataccagaagtcgtcaagatccaggactcaagagccacgccgtcaatctgagagccgcagaattctggcggaaaaacggaccttgtgagagaaggtctggacagtccggaagatgccacggcacctctacggacagatggagcaggtctgggtaccaagctcgcctgggccagtccggagcaatgagaatgactcgacggccctccattctgatcttgcgcaggactctgggcaagagagctagagggggaaacacgtaagacagacgaaactgggaccaatcctgaaccagcgcgtccgctgcaatggcctggggatcgtgggagcgagccatgtaaaccggaaccttgttgttgtgccgggatgccattagatccacttccggagtgccccacttgcggcagattgtccgaaacactgccggatgcagagcccactcgccgctgtccacggtttggcggctgagataatctgcctcccagttttccacgcctgggatgtggactgcggatatggaggacttggagtcctccgtccactgaaggatgcgttgaacctccaacattgccaggcggctgcgtgtcccgccctggtgattgatgtaggcaaccgcagtcgcgttgtctgactggactcgaatgtgcttgcccgccaacagatggtgaaaggctaagagagctagaagcacagctctgatttccagcacattgatcgagagggctgattcgtactgagtccaagtgccctgcgctctgtggtggagatatactgctccccagccggttagactggcgtccgtggtgaggatcacccaggacggggccaggaaggagcgtccctgagacagagagaggggccgaagccaccactgaagggagcccctggtctgtggcgacagagccactaacctgtgcaaggaggaagtccgcttgtcccaacagcggagaatgtccagctgcagaggacgcagatggaactgggcaaagggaaccgcttccattgacgccaccatctgacccagcacctgcattaggtgcctgatggaatgacggtggggcctcagcaaagagcgcaccgccagatggagggactgctgtttgactaagggcagctttacaagtgccggcaaagtctcgaactgcatccccaggtacgtaagactctgggtcggagtcagagtggacttgggtagattgacaagccacccgaactggactagagtggcgagagtgagcgagacactccgctgacagtctgcactggatgaagccttgaccagaaggtcgtccaggtaaggaatcactgccaacccctggaggtgcagaaccgcaaccactgctgccatgaccttggtgaatactcgaggggccgtggctaacccgaaagggagagccacgaattggaaatgttcctctccgattgcaaaacgtagcaatcgctggtgtgaaactgcaattggtacATGctaataagcatctctgatgtcgatggatgctagaaaatctccttgggtcattgaggcaatgactgatcacagagattccatgcgaaagtgccgcacctgaacatgcttgttgagaagcttgagatccaggatgggccggaaggaaccgtcctttttggggactaggaagagatttgagtagaaacctctgaaccgttcccgggtgggaaccggtacaattactccgttggcctgcaaggatgccacagcctgagagaaggcggcggccttggagcaggggggagtggacagaaaaaatctgtttggcgggctggaagagaattctatcctgtagccgtgggagatgatatcccgcacccactgatcggagacgtgttgaaaccacacgtcgccaaagtgggagagcctgccaccgaccaaggacgttgctggcgcggccagatagtcaagaggaggctgccttagtggcagcggctcctgcggccttttgaggacgcggcctcgtgcgccagctgggttttcggtccttggctgagttagtggacgaggccgagggcttagaggatgaccagttagaggaaccaaaggaacgaaacctcgactggttcctgccctggacaggtttcctggttttagtttgtggcaaggaagtactcttcccgccagtagcctccttaataatttcatccagttgttcgccgaacagccggggcccagcaaatgggaggccagcaaggtacttcttggaagaagcgtctgctttccactctcgaagccacaagatcctgcggatagcgagggaattagccgaagccaccgccgtacggtgagaagcctccagaatggcagacatggcataggatgaaaaggctgaagcctgggaagttaaggcaaccatttcgggcatagagtccctggtgagggaatgcatctcctccagagaagcagagacggctttaagagcccacactgctgcaaaagatggggagaacgaggcccctgccgcttcatatacagatttggccagaaggtcaacctggcggtcagtggaatccttaagtgaggtgccatcagccacagatacaactgtccgggctgagattctagacaccggagggtctacctttggtgaatgagcccactccttgaccacctctggtggaaagggaaaacggtcatcagaactacgctttgggaagcgtttgtcaggacaggccctgggcttggtcacagtggcctgaaaactggagtggttaaagaacacactccttgttctcttaggtgaggtaaactggtgtttttctaccagagagggttgttcctctgatactggtggattgaggtccagtacagaattaatggacgcaatcaaatcac containing:
- the WBP2 gene encoding WW domain-binding protein 2 is translated as MALNRNHTDGGGVIVNNCESVLMSYEHVELAFTDMENTPDFFRGTKKGRVMLTPYRVIFSSKGRDPMQSFMMPFYLMKDCEIKQPVFGANFIKGAVRAEPGGGWEGSATFKLIFPAGGAIEFGQQMLQMASQASRGGPPADSFPPYMPNGGYAYPPPAANGIYPPPSGYPFPPPPTDFYPGPSMQDSNLTYMHPPPPPYPGPLGPPVASAPDFPSTPAAEAKAAEAAASAYNSQPNPPHVYLPPDLPPPPPYFPPDDKKNQ